Genomic segment of Glutamicibacter sp. JL.03c:
GCCATCAGGCCTGAAATGGAAAGCATTACCTGCGCCGGCTTCATGGCGGCTGCAGGTTTTGCCTCGGTTTCTAAGGGCGGTGCAGAAGTTGACATTACTCAACCATCTAAAAAAGGTTGAATATTGTCAACTTCTTATTTGAACCCGGACGCTGGTGGAAAATTGCATTGTCAGGCTATTTATTACGCTGATTTCCGGGGGTCGCGCCCCAATGCCAACCCGCCCGCCAATCGATACGGGAAAGCAAAATGTCGCCAAGCTCACAGGGCATTTTCCTGAATGAATCCACAAAGGAAAACGTCCGCTGGGAATTTGCCCAGCCAGCGCCGGAACAGCAATGACCGTCTTGGCGGCTATGGCATCCAGCTCATGCAGTAGTCAAGATTCTCGATCACGGTTCTGGCCGCGGCTTCAGGGTCTCTGGCTTCGATGGCGTCGACCAGAGTTTCATGCCCCTCGCGCAGGCATCCATCAAACCCCTCGGCGAGCCGCTGGACCATCTTGGCACCGTGGAAAACATCGCCGAAGCCCTCGTAGATTTCATGCATCAGCGGGACGCCGGAGGCGCGCGCCACTTCCAGATGAAACTGCCAATCGGCCTGCGACCAGGCCTGGAAATCCCGAGCCTTCCACGCTTCATCGCGTTGCGCCAGGAGCGCGCGCAAAAGCTGGACAACTTGCGCATCGGCTGCGTGGGCGGCGAGCCTCGCCGATTGGGTGTCGAGGGCAAAACGAACCTGCAGCACGTCACGGTCCGAGTGCTCGCGGTAAATCCGCTGCGCGGTGCCGCTGATCTCATTGGTGGCCCGAACGTAGGTCCCGTCGCCCCGGCGGACTTCGAACATGCCGGTGCGCGCCAAGGCCTTGATGGCTTCGCGCAGGGTACCGCGCGAAATGCCGAACTCCGTCATCAGCTCGGGCTCGGAAGGAATGCGCTCGCCAACGGGCCAGCGCCCCTGGGCTACCCCGTCTTGCAGCTTGGCGGCTACTTCATCGGCCAGGGGCCGCCGCATCGGCGTGGCACTCATGCCTGCCCCTTCTCGGATGCCGCATCCACCTCAACGAGGTACCTTGATTCATGATCCTGTCGAAGGCCCCCGAGCTTGTAGCAGAACAGCAGCTGCACCACGGCGCAGGCAAGGATGATCACCAAACCGGTCGTCCATG
This window contains:
- a CDS encoding FadR/GntR family transcriptional regulator; the protein is MSATPMRRPLADEVAAKLQDGVAQGRWPVGERIPSEPELMTEFGISRGTLREAIKALARTGMFEVRRGDGTYVRATNEISGTAQRIYREHSDRDVLQVRFALDTQSARLAAHAADAQVVQLLRALLAQRDEAWKARDFQAWSQADWQFHLEVARASGVPLMHEIYEGFGDVFHGAKMVQRLAEGFDGCLREGHETLVDAIEARDPEAAARTVIENLDYCMSWMP